From Strigops habroptila isolate Jane chromosome 1, bStrHab1.2.pri, whole genome shotgun sequence, a single genomic window includes:
- the ELP6 gene encoding elongator complex protein 6 isoform X3, whose amino-acid sequence MFAELNELLDASPQRPDTGKFTLLRDTRTDGSFLVHHFLSFYLRAGCKVCFVALLQSFSHYNIIAQKLGVSLTAAKERGQLVFLEGLKSCLDLWFGEEEKQSGQPSPLQFISESASDLKALFDFVRVSLTPAGSDSWKGPVLLVDDLSVLLSLGATPVAVLDFIHYCRVVVCSQLKGNIVVLVHSNEDSEDEENELVVNSLCHHSDLILWVEGLVTGFCKDVHGQIKIIRRVSLELTGEQDVVQIYQYKIQDKNVTFFARGLSAAVL is encoded by the exons ATGTTCGCGGAGCTGAACGAGCTGCTGGACGCCTCCCCGCAGCGACCAGACACG ggtAAATTCACACTGCTGCGAGACACCAGAACAGATGGCAGCTTCCTTGTGCACCATTTCCTCTCCTTCTACCTCAGAG CTGGCTGTAAGGTTTGCTTTGTGGCGCTGCTCCAGTCCTTCAGTCACTATAACATCATAGCACAGAAGCTG GGAGTCAGTCTGACAGCTGCCAAAGAACGGGGACAGCTTGTCTTCTTGGAAGGCCTCAAGTCCTGCCTTGACCTCTGGtttggagaggaggagaagcagtCAGGACAGCCCAGTCCTCTTCAGTTTATAAG cGAGAGCGCTTCTGACCTCAAAGCCTTGTTTGACTTTGTCCGGGTGTCCCTGACTCCTGCTGGCAGTGACTCCTGGAAGGGCCCCGTGCTGCTGGTGGACGACCTCAGTGTCCTGCTCAGCCTGGGTGCCACGCCGGTGGCAGTGCTGGACTTCATCCACTACTGCAGAGTCGTGGTGTGCTCCCAGCTGAAG GGTAACATCGTGGTGCTGGTTCACAGCAATGAGGATTCCGAAGATGAGGAAAATGAACTGGTGGTGAACTCTCTGTGTCATCACAGTGACCTGATCCTGTGGGTAGAGGGGCTGGTGACTGGCTTCTGCAAGGATGTTCACGGGCAG attaaaataattaggAGAGTGTCCTTGGAGCTGACAGGGGAGCAGGATGTCGTCCAGATCTACCAGTACAAGATCCAGGACAAGAATGTCACCTTTTTTGCTAGAGGGCTGTCAGCTGCAGTCCTGTGA
- the ELP6 gene encoding elongator complex protein 6 isoform X2 — MAASACAAPLAAAALSSSPGLASSPTLRAEAPVSAATEGPGPVPAVPGVSGKFTLLRDTRTDGSFLVHHFLSFYLRAGCKVCFVALLQSFSHYNIIAQKLGVSLTAAKERGQLVFLEGLKSCLDLWFGEEEKQSGQPSPLQFISESASDLKALFDFVRVSLTPAGSDSWKGPVLLVDDLSVLLSLGATPVAVLDFIHYCRVVVCSQLKGNIVVLVHSNEDSEDEENELVVNSLCHHSDLILWVEGLVTGFCKDVHGQIKIIRRVSLELTGEQDVVQIYQYKIQDKNVTFFARGLSAAVL; from the exons ATGGCGGCCTCGGCGTGCGCCGCGCCGTTGGCGGCCGCCGCGCTCTCCTCTTCGCCCGGCCTTGCTTCCTCGCCGACCCTCAGGGCTGAAGCTCCGGTATCCGCCGCTACGGAGGGGCCGGGCCCTGTCCCCGCAGTCCCCGGTGTGTCG ggtAAATTCACACTGCTGCGAGACACCAGAACAGATGGCAGCTTCCTTGTGCACCATTTCCTCTCCTTCTACCTCAGAG CTGGCTGTAAGGTTTGCTTTGTGGCGCTGCTCCAGTCCTTCAGTCACTATAACATCATAGCACAGAAGCTG GGAGTCAGTCTGACAGCTGCCAAAGAACGGGGACAGCTTGTCTTCTTGGAAGGCCTCAAGTCCTGCCTTGACCTCTGGtttggagaggaggagaagcagtCAGGACAGCCCAGTCCTCTTCAGTTTATAAG cGAGAGCGCTTCTGACCTCAAAGCCTTGTTTGACTTTGTCCGGGTGTCCCTGACTCCTGCTGGCAGTGACTCCTGGAAGGGCCCCGTGCTGCTGGTGGACGACCTCAGTGTCCTGCTCAGCCTGGGTGCCACGCCGGTGGCAGTGCTGGACTTCATCCACTACTGCAGAGTCGTGGTGTGCTCCCAGCTGAAG GGTAACATCGTGGTGCTGGTTCACAGCAATGAGGATTCCGAAGATGAGGAAAATGAACTGGTGGTGAACTCTCTGTGTCATCACAGTGACCTGATCCTGTGGGTAGAGGGGCTGGTGACTGGCTTCTGCAAGGATGTTCACGGGCAG attaaaataattaggAGAGTGTCCTTGGAGCTGACAGGGGAGCAGGATGTCGTCCAGATCTACCAGTACAAGATCCAGGACAAGAATGTCACCTTTTTTGCTAGAGGGCTGTCAGCTGCAGTCCTGTGA
- the ELP6 gene encoding elongator complex protein 6 isoform X1, protein MPSLQGWQVEEAAACVGVSDMSLLNAGDTRCCPAKAFWQFPTSSCSFCPVACRWKEPESGVWRERAGGKFTLLRDTRTDGSFLVHHFLSFYLRAGCKVCFVALLQSFSHYNIIAQKLGVSLTAAKERGQLVFLEGLKSCLDLWFGEEEKQSGQPSPLQFISESASDLKALFDFVRVSLTPAGSDSWKGPVLLVDDLSVLLSLGATPVAVLDFIHYCRVVVCSQLKGNIVVLVHSNEDSEDEENELVVNSLCHHSDLILWVEGLVTGFCKDVHGQIKIIRRVSLELTGEQDVVQIYQYKIQDKNVTFFARGLSAAVL, encoded by the exons ATGCCTTcgctgcagggctggcaggtGGAAGAAGCTGCCGCCTGTGTGGGTGTATCTGACATGTCACTGCTGAACGCTGGTGACACCCGCTGCTGCCCTGCCAAGGCATTTTGGCAGTTTCCAACAAGTAGCTGCAGCTTCTGCCCTGTAGCCTGCAGGTGGAAAGAGCCTGAAAGCGGAGTGTGGAGGGAACGGGCTGGA ggtAAATTCACACTGCTGCGAGACACCAGAACAGATGGCAGCTTCCTTGTGCACCATTTCCTCTCCTTCTACCTCAGAG CTGGCTGTAAGGTTTGCTTTGTGGCGCTGCTCCAGTCCTTCAGTCACTATAACATCATAGCACAGAAGCTG GGAGTCAGTCTGACAGCTGCCAAAGAACGGGGACAGCTTGTCTTCTTGGAAGGCCTCAAGTCCTGCCTTGACCTCTGGtttggagaggaggagaagcagtCAGGACAGCCCAGTCCTCTTCAGTTTATAAG cGAGAGCGCTTCTGACCTCAAAGCCTTGTTTGACTTTGTCCGGGTGTCCCTGACTCCTGCTGGCAGTGACTCCTGGAAGGGCCCCGTGCTGCTGGTGGACGACCTCAGTGTCCTGCTCAGCCTGGGTGCCACGCCGGTGGCAGTGCTGGACTTCATCCACTACTGCAGAGTCGTGGTGTGCTCCCAGCTGAAG GGTAACATCGTGGTGCTGGTTCACAGCAATGAGGATTCCGAAGATGAGGAAAATGAACTGGTGGTGAACTCTCTGTGTCATCACAGTGACCTGATCCTGTGGGTAGAGGGGCTGGTGACTGGCTTCTGCAAGGATGTTCACGGGCAG attaaaataattaggAGAGTGTCCTTGGAGCTGACAGGGGAGCAGGATGTCGTCCAGATCTACCAGTACAAGATCCAGGACAAGAATGTCACCTTTTTTGCTAGAGGGCTGTCAGCTGCAGTCCTGTGA
- the ELP6 gene encoding elongator complex protein 6 isoform X4, with translation MAASLCTISSPSTSEGVSLTAAKERGQLVFLEGLKSCLDLWFGEEEKQSGQPSPLQFISESASDLKALFDFVRVSLTPAGSDSWKGPVLLVDDLSVLLSLGATPVAVLDFIHYCRVVVCSQLKGNIVVLVHSNEDSEDEENELVVNSLCHHSDLILWVEGLVTGFCKDVHGQIKIIRRVSLELTGEQDVVQIYQYKIQDKNVTFFARGLSAAVL, from the exons ATGGCAGCTTCCTTGTGCACCATTTCCTCTCCTTCTACCTCAGAG GGAGTCAGTCTGACAGCTGCCAAAGAACGGGGACAGCTTGTCTTCTTGGAAGGCCTCAAGTCCTGCCTTGACCTCTGGtttggagaggaggagaagcagtCAGGACAGCCCAGTCCTCTTCAGTTTATAAG cGAGAGCGCTTCTGACCTCAAAGCCTTGTTTGACTTTGTCCGGGTGTCCCTGACTCCTGCTGGCAGTGACTCCTGGAAGGGCCCCGTGCTGCTGGTGGACGACCTCAGTGTCCTGCTCAGCCTGGGTGCCACGCCGGTGGCAGTGCTGGACTTCATCCACTACTGCAGAGTCGTGGTGTGCTCCCAGCTGAAG GGTAACATCGTGGTGCTGGTTCACAGCAATGAGGATTCCGAAGATGAGGAAAATGAACTGGTGGTGAACTCTCTGTGTCATCACAGTGACCTGATCCTGTGGGTAGAGGGGCTGGTGACTGGCTTCTGCAAGGATGTTCACGGGCAG attaaaataattaggAGAGTGTCCTTGGAGCTGACAGGGGAGCAGGATGTCGTCCAGATCTACCAGTACAAGATCCAGGACAAGAATGTCACCTTTTTTGCTAGAGGGCTGTCAGCTGCAGTCCTGTGA